In a genomic window of Tissierella sp. Yu-01:
- the fliS gene encoding flagellar export chaperone FliS, translated as MNQAQAQAYNAYKTNQVMTAPPKKLVTMLYDGAIKNLKLAEIALEEKDFVHVNTYLKKTQDIITEFMTTLNYEAGGDVAKNLYQLYDYMYRRLIRANIAKDVEPIIEVKKYLEELRDTWAQI; from the coding sequence ATGAACCAAGCTCAAGCACAAGCGTATAACGCATATAAGACAAATCAGGTAATGACAGCTCCTCCAAAAAAACTTGTAACTATGTTATATGATGGAGCAATAAAGAATTTAAAACTTGCAGAAATTGCATTGGAGGAAAAGGACTTTGTGCATGTAAATACCTATTTAAAAAAAACACAGGATATTATAACTGAATTTATGACCACTTTGAATTATGAAGCTGGTGGAGACGTAGCCAAGAATCTATATCAACTTTATGATTATATGTATCGTAGATTAATAAGGGCAAATATTGCTAAAGACGTAGAACCAATAATTGAAGTAAAAAAATATCTGGAAGAGTTGAGAGATACATGGGCGCAAATATAA
- the fliD gene encoding flagellar filament capping protein FliD — protein MAGINFLGSYSGIDQSTIDQLMQIERLPLNQLAKQKTDITAKQNAWKDVNTRLNSLFDKLKALQNTDTFTSMTSKSSNEDIVTATSSKDAVAGTYKIEVIKLATNSRLVGSDKVADVYDDEGKFKALTLEGSFTIKNQDGKSTTIEVGKDDSLKTIVDNINDKTKDTGISATIIDSKIVLTDEKSGDRNIELSNNKGTVLDTLKLTGVEVAKGEQAEFTINGITAYSDSNTVSDKVLGLTINLKEVGNSTVTVATDTEKLTKTVQDFVDQYNSTMSFIEEQLAVGTVTKGANDSYTTEGRGTLAGDSSLRSLHSALRRMVTDSLGADEGITSIKDISQLGVSTTDKTGRLSFNSSKFLEQFSKDSQSVINFFGDVKGVDGAEDSVGFISKLNKQIDTYISSSDGLIKSKNESFDRTLKDLNRRIDDFSDRIARKEEYYKKKFAALDTAMMQAESQLEWLSGQISAMNAQTAANKK, from the coding sequence ATGGCAGGTATAAATTTTTTAGGGTCTTATTCAGGTATAGATCAAAGTACAATTGATCAACTTATGCAAATAGAAAGATTACCCTTAAATCAATTAGCAAAACAAAAAACAGACATAACAGCTAAGCAAAATGCATGGAAAGATGTAAATACTAGATTAAATTCATTATTTGATAAGTTGAAGGCGCTTCAAAATACTGATACTTTTACTTCGATGACATCTAAATCATCAAATGAAGATATTGTAACTGCGACGTCTTCAAAGGATGCAGTAGCTGGAACCTATAAGATAGAAGTAATAAAATTGGCCACAAATAGCAGGCTAGTTGGTAGTGATAAGGTTGCTGATGTTTATGATGATGAAGGGAAGTTTAAAGCCTTAACCTTAGAGGGTAGTTTCACCATAAAAAACCAAGATGGTAAATCTACTACTATTGAAGTAGGCAAAGACGATAGTCTTAAAACTATAGTAGATAATATAAACGACAAAACAAAGGATACAGGTATTAGTGCTACTATAATTGATAGCAAAATAGTTTTAACTGATGAAAAGTCAGGTGATAGAAATATTGAATTATCTAATAATAAAGGAACAGTATTAGACACTTTGAAGTTGACTGGTGTAGAGGTTGCTAAGGGGGAACAAGCGGAGTTTACAATCAACGGAATTACTGCTTATAGCGACTCCAATACAGTAAGCGATAAAGTTCTTGGTTTAACCATAAACCTAAAGGAAGTGGGAAATTCCACTGTAACTGTAGCTACCGATACAGAAAAGCTAACCAAAACCGTACAAGACTTTGTAGATCAATATAATTCAACTATGAGTTTTATAGAAGAGCAGTTAGCAGTAGGAACTGTTACAAAAGGTGCTAATGATTCCTATACTACAGAAGGAAGAGGAACTTTAGCAGGTGATAGCAGTTTGAGAAGTCTTCATTCAGCTCTTAGAAGAATGGTTACTGATTCACTTGGTGCTGATGAAGGAATAACAAGTATTAAAGATATATCTCAACTGGGGGTATCAACTACAGATAAAACTGGTAGATTAAGCTTTAATTCTTCAAAGTTTTTAGAACAATTCTCTAAGGACTCACAAAGTGTAATCAACTTCTTTGGTGATGTTAAAGGTGTAGATGGCGCAGAAGATAGCGTAGGCTTTATATCAAAGTTAAATAAACAAATTGATACCTATATTTCATCCAGTGATGGACTAATAAAGAGTAAAAATGAAAGCTTTGATAGAACATTGAAAGATTTAAACAGAAGAATAGATGATTTCAGTGATAGAATTGCAAGAAAAGAAGAATATTATAAAAAGAAGTTTGCAGCTCTTGATACAGCTATGATGCAGGCTGAGAGTCAGCTGGAGTGGTTATCAGGTCAGATATCAGCAATGAATGCTCAGACAGCAGCGAATAAGAAGTAG
- a CDS encoding flagellar protein FlaG, whose protein sequence is MMKITPTVSETHKTTPISIEQKLDIRPQDIRTVKKIDPQQEILKLSNNYTKTDLEKAVEESNRLIFKDDRRFEFKVHERTGRYLVKLVDNETDEVIKEIPPEKILDLVASIWDLVGILVDERG, encoded by the coding sequence ATGATGAAAATTACACCTACTGTAAGTGAGACTCATAAAACGACACCTATTAGTATAGAACAGAAGTTAGATATTAGACCACAGGATATAAGAACAGTAAAAAAAATAGATCCTCAACAGGAGATTCTAAAGCTTAGTAATAATTATACAAAAACTGATTTAGAAAAAGCAGTTGAAGAATCTAATCGTTTGATTTTTAAGGACGATAGACGTTTTGAATTCAAAGTACATGAAAGAACAGGTAGGTATTTAGTTAAGTTAGTAGATAATGAAACAGATGAGGTAATAAAGGAAATTCCGCCTGAGAAAATACTTGACTTGGTAGCAAGCATTTGGGATTTGGTAGGAATTTTGGTTGATGAAAGGGGATAA
- a CDS encoding flagellin, with protein sequence MRINQNISAMNTYSRLTAANNSKSNSLAKLSSGLRINKAGDDAAGLAISEKMRGQVGGLKQAIRNAQDGISLIQTAEGALTETHSMLQRMRDLAVQAANGTNTKEDRTQIQAEFDQLAVEITRVASDTEFNTKSLFGYDKASGTFDTDGASFTFQIGANDNQTMGVTIKGMDSKSLKLGVDAASGSNEKVAGIKLFYETSADIGSGAISGAQVGDFRFGDVVDKIDGTSGQVGIMQAIDNAIESVSSQRASLGAAQNRLDHTINNLTATSENLSAAESRIRDVDMAEEMMEFTKNNILSQAATAMLAQANQMPNSVLQLLQ encoded by the coding sequence ATGAGAATTAATCAAAACATTTCAGCAATGAACACTTATTCAAGATTAACAGCAGCAAACAATTCTAAGAGTAACTCTTTAGCAAAATTATCTTCAGGTCTTAGAATCAATAAAGCGGGAGATGACGCTGCAGGATTAGCAATATCTGAAAAAATGAGAGGACAAGTTGGTGGATTAAAGCAAGCTATAAGAAATGCTCAAGATGGTATTTCTTTAATTCAAACAGCAGAAGGTGCTTTAACAGAAACTCACTCTATGCTTCAAAGAATGAGAGACTTAGCAGTACAAGCAGCAAATGGAACTAATACAAAAGAAGACAGAACACAAATTCAAGCTGAATTTGATCAGCTAGCAGTGGAAATTACAAGAGTAGCAAGTGATACAGAATTCAATACAAAGTCTTTATTTGGATATGATAAAGCTAGTGGAACTTTCGATACTGACGGTGCATCCTTTACATTCCAAATAGGTGCTAATGATAATCAAACTATGGGTGTTACAATAAAAGGGATGGATTCAAAGTCACTTAAGCTAGGAGTAGACGCAGCTAGTGGTAGTAATGAAAAAGTAGCAGGAATAAAATTATTTTATGAAACATCAGCAGATATAGGTTCTGGAGCAATATCTGGAGCACAAGTAGGTGACTTTAGATTTGGTGATGTAGTTGATAAAATTGATGGAACATCTGGTCAAGTTGGTATAATGCAAGCTATAGATAATGCAATTGAATCAGTTTCAAGTCAAAGAGCTTCTTTAGGTGCTGCTCAAAACAGATTAGACCACACAATCAACAACTTAACAGCAACTTCAGAAAACCTATCAGCTGCTGAATCAAGAATCAGAGACGTAGATATGGCTGAAGAAATGATGGAATTTACAAAGAATAACATCCTTAGCCAAGCAGCTACAGCAATGTTAGCTCAAGCTAATCAAATGCCAAACTCAGTATTACAATTATTACAATAA
- a CDS encoding 3-deoxy-manno-octulosonate cytidylyltransferase, translating into MSFVKIIGIVPARYKSTRFEGKVLADICGKPMIWWVYKQLINSRGITEVYVATDDNRIKDVCEAYNMNVVMTSEDHPTHLDRLYEASTKIDGDFFINVNGDEPLIEKECIETMIPHGVDPESSYAANAMMILEDPIDVVDSSKIKIATDIEGYGLYMARSPIPFPKGCSDYKFKKFVGVQCFTKSALRFCFEAKRGYLESIEDIDEFRFLENGHKLKFIETSATTLSVDTPKDLEKVRKIIEKRIREGRIAF; encoded by the coding sequence ATGTCGTTTGTGAAGATTATAGGTATAGTGCCTGCAAGGTATAAGTCAACTCGTTTTGAGGGAAAGGTGCTTGCTGATATATGTGGTAAACCTATGATTTGGTGGGTATACAAGCAACTTATAAATTCTAGGGGAATTACTGAAGTCTACGTAGCAACCGATGATAATAGAATTAAAGATGTTTGCGAGGCGTATAATATGAATGTTGTAATGACGTCAGAAGACCATCCAACTCATTTAGATAGGTTATATGAAGCATCGACAAAAATTGATGGAGATTTTTTTATTAATGTAAATGGAGATGAGCCATTAATAGAAAAAGAATGTATAGAAACAATGATTCCTCATGGTGTAGATCCAGAAAGTTCGTATGCCGCAAATGCCATGATGATACTAGAGGATCCTATTGATGTCGTAGATTCATCAAAAATTAAAATTGCTACTGACATAGAGGGGTATGGTCTTTACATGGCTAGGAGTCCAATACCTTTTCCAAAAGGTTGTTCTGATTATAAGTTCAAGAAATTTGTAGGTGTTCAATGTTTTACTAAGTCTGCATTACGCTTTTGTTTTGAAGCTAAGAGAGGATATCTGGAAAGTATTGAAGATATAGACGAGTTTAGATTTTTGGAAAATGGACATAAATTAAAATTTATTGAGACTTCAGCAACTACTCTTTCAGTAGATACACCCAAAGATTTAGAAAAGGTGAGAAAGATTATAGAAAAACGTATAAGAGAAGGAAGGATAGCATTTTGA
- a CDS encoding inositol monophosphatase family protein, whose protein sequence is MSNFNVNKILNEICQIIVDNLPKIQENRYRIELKSDNTPVTKSDIYIEDLVHSYLKEFLPNICFIGEESFDFTIPNNEDYIVILDPIDGTENFSSGLKEWGVSFGLWRSDRYLGSFILLPELELKLISGDFVKPYQSRIIGLSSSVTKPVISKLNEPGEYRIMGCAVYNIYNVIHGSFYRFVNPEGAYVWDFLPGIMLALQNGCQVKVNGEIYNGEFLDPRRKYCIDIINNHAKKIK, encoded by the coding sequence ATGAGTAATTTTAATGTAAATAAAATATTGAATGAGATATGCCAAATAATAGTTGATAACCTTCCCAAAATTCAAGAAAACCGATACAGAATTGAATTAAAATCCGATAATACACCAGTTACTAAATCTGATATATATATTGAGGACCTAGTTCATAGTTATTTGAAGGAATTTCTACCTAATATTTGTTTTATCGGTGAAGAATCATTTGATTTCACTATTCCTAATAATGAAGATTATATAGTAATACTTGATCCTATTGACGGAACAGAGAACTTTAGTTCAGGATTAAAAGAGTGGGGTGTATCATTTGGTTTATGGAGAAGCGATAGGTATCTGGGAAGTTTTATATTGTTGCCGGAATTAGAATTAAAGTTAATATCAGGAGACTTTGTAAAGCCATACCAATCCCGGATAATAGGTTTATCATCTTCGGTAACAAAACCTGTGATATCAAAGTTAAATGAACCTGGAGAATATCGCATTATGGGTTGTGCTGTCTATAATATATATAATGTAATTCATGGATCGTTTTATCGATTTGTTAATCCAGAAGGGGCATATGTATGGGACTTTTTGCCAGGAATAATGCTTGCGCTTCAAAATGGATGCCAAGTAAAAGTTAATGGCGAAATCTATAACGGTGAGTTTCTAGATCCCAGACGAAAATATTGTATTGATATTATAAATAATCATGCTAAAAAGATAAAATGA
- a CDS encoding aldolase catalytic domain-containing protein, translated as MKDIKVLDCTLRDGGYINEWDFGVNTIDRIIGKLADSNIDIIECGFLRDDEYDVNKSVFNDVLDIEKYIKNRRKDVMYVAMIDQPYIPLEKIRKRSSETIDGIRLTFHEDETEINQALEYGKRLMEKGYEVFIQPVGTATFSDESLLKLIKRVNNLKPYAFYLVDTLGSMYKNNLLRIYYLLDNNLERTISIGFHSHNNLQLSFSNAQELIMLQSKRNLIIDSSVFGMGRGAGNLCTELATHYINENIEQKYDIVPLLEIYDEHLSKITNQVQWGYSVHQYLAAASQCHPNYSSYLMNKQTLTVKYISKILSLLPSEKKHIFDKEIIENLYIQFQDDFVDDYLTLGSLEKVLNAKQEVLIMAPGATIISNKNEIIKYIEMHKPYIISVNFIPEDYKVDATFISNHKRYNTTFKYDAENMKDILIINTSNIEMINSDDNLTVNYSDLLFQDPIISDNAGVMLINLLKKISIKSISLAGFDGYSIEKEKNYFTRDLSYNIQVEELEKNKSMRSFFKMIRKKVGIKFITRSIYEIKE; from the coding sequence ATGAAAGATATCAAAGTTTTGGATTGTACATTACGAGATGGTGGATATATAAATGAATGGGACTTTGGAGTAAATACCATTGATAGAATTATAGGCAAATTAGCTGATTCTAATATAGATATAATCGAATGTGGTTTTTTAAGAGATGATGAATATGATGTTAATAAATCTGTTTTTAATGATGTTCTAGATATTGAGAAATATATAAAAAACAGAAGAAAAGACGTAATGTATGTGGCAATGATTGATCAACCTTATATACCTTTAGAAAAGATTAGAAAAAGAAGTAGCGAAACTATAGATGGAATAAGATTGACTTTCCATGAAGATGAAACAGAAATAAATCAAGCATTAGAGTATGGAAAGAGGTTAATGGAAAAGGGCTATGAAGTATTTATACAGCCTGTTGGAACTGCAACTTTTTCAGATGAAAGTTTATTAAAACTTATAAAAAGAGTAAATAACTTAAAACCATATGCATTTTATTTAGTTGATACATTAGGTTCGATGTATAAAAATAATTTGTTAAGAATTTATTATCTTTTGGATAATAACCTTGAAAGGACAATAAGCATAGGATTTCATTCTCATAATAATCTTCAACTTTCATTTTCAAATGCTCAAGAATTAATTATGCTTCAATCAAAGAGAAACTTAATAATTGATTCATCAGTCTTTGGTATGGGACGAGGTGCTGGTAATCTTTGTACTGAGTTAGCTACGCATTACATTAATGAAAATATTGAGCAGAAATATGATATTGTACCGTTATTAGAAATTTATGATGAACATTTAAGTAAAATTACTAATCAAGTTCAGTGGGGCTATTCTGTTCACCAATATCTTGCCGCAGCAAGTCAATGTCACCCTAATTATTCTTCTTATTTGATGAATAAACAGACTCTTACAGTGAAGTATATAAGTAAAATTTTGAGTCTATTACCTAGTGAAAAAAAACATATATTCGACAAAGAAATAATTGAAAATCTTTATATTCAATTCCAAGATGATTTTGTAGATGATTATCTTACATTAGGAAGTTTGGAAAAAGTGCTAAATGCTAAGCAAGAAGTTTTAATAATGGCTCCAGGAGCTACTATTATATCAAATAAAAATGAAATAATTAAATATATTGAAATGCATAAACCCTATATAATCAGTGTGAACTTTATTCCTGAGGATTATAAAGTTGATGCAACATTTATTAGCAATCATAAAAGATACAATACCACATTTAAATATGATGCAGAAAATATGAAAGATATTTTGATAATTAATACATCTAATATAGAAATGATAAATTCTGATGATAACCTTACTGTCAATTACTCAGACTTATTATTCCAAGACCCAATAATTTCTGATAATGCTGGTGTAATGTTGATAAATTTACTGAAAAAAATATCAATTAAATCTATTTCTTTAGCTGGCTTCGATGGCTATTCTATAGAAAAGGAAAAAAATTATTTCACAAGAGATTTATCTTATAATATACAAGTAGAAGAATTAGAAAAAAATAAGTCTATGAGAAGTTTTTTTAAAATGATTAGGAAAAAGGTGGGTATTAAGTTTATTACTAGGTCTATCTATGAAATAAAGGAGTAG
- a CDS encoding 6-hydroxymethylpterin diphosphokinase MptE-like protein codes for MILIDNLNILKNSYPDIWNKLKQIEDKENRILFNIEETRNGEKTLAVTKDDKKVYLHSKYNPIKEAETIVDSFDDIDENTNIIFYGTSLGYHIQLMLEEYNNIKYYIYEPIPELLYAFLSNVNLKDLNNSRLMGISIGFSGNTIDKFVDRNRDKIKIVELPSHKQNFEDENEDFNQTMLKIIKDKRRTIATNYSFQKRWIINSMKNLKEVLSTPNIILEKKGEFKDKTAILVAAGPSLNDEIENLRYIKENGLAYIFSVGSAINTLIYNDIYPDAACTYDPTVKNQTVFEKVKEKGIKNIAMIFGSSVGYETLENYPGDKYHMITSQDTVARYFLKDEGGKGINIVQDAPSIAVVTLQLLYTLGFSNIILVGQNLGYRGKERYSEGISYRSELTDKEIENSIWVKDVYGNEILTNESLDSMRQQIELYIKLLPNINVINTTKGGANIEGTQFKELKDFMETTIKDKIVEKNRLSGNKTIYDKKHILSQTKSMDKSFANAKKINKEYKLILSKIEKSLNNRNFSEIEKLYIKLDKELKKIENNEFYKTFILPMNRVQYKVLADSIDDLNEEKNPYQKSKRILDIFGMFISICSSDIEMLKPVYDEMMEDIINYISI; via the coding sequence ATGATCTTAATTGATAACTTAAATATTCTAAAAAACTCCTATCCAGATATCTGGAATAAGTTAAAACAAATTGAGGATAAAGAGAATAGAATATTATTCAACATAGAGGAAACAAGAAATGGTGAAAAAACCTTAGCCGTAACTAAAGACGATAAAAAAGTATATTTACATAGCAAATATAATCCTATTAAGGAAGCAGAAACCATAGTAGATTCTTTTGATGATATAGATGAAAATACAAATATTATTTTCTATGGGACAAGCTTAGGATATCATATACAACTTATGCTTGAGGAATACAATAATATAAAATACTATATATATGAACCAATACCAGAACTATTATATGCATTTCTCTCAAATGTAAACCTTAAAGATTTAAATAATAGTAGACTAATGGGAATTAGCATTGGATTTTCTGGAAATACAATTGATAAATTTGTAGATAGAAATAGAGACAAAATCAAGATAGTCGAGTTGCCCTCACATAAACAAAATTTTGAAGATGAAAATGAAGATTTTAATCAGACTATGCTTAAGATAATAAAAGATAAAAGAAGAACTATAGCAACAAATTATTCGTTTCAAAAAAGATGGATTATAAATAGCATGAAAAATCTAAAGGAAGTATTGTCAACTCCAAATATAATATTGGAAAAGAAAGGTGAATTTAAAGACAAAACAGCCATATTAGTAGCAGCAGGACCTTCTTTGAATGATGAAATAGAGAACCTAAGGTATATTAAAGAAAATGGATTAGCCTATATATTTAGTGTTGGATCGGCTATAAATACTCTTATCTATAACGATATCTATCCAGATGCTGCTTGTACATATGACCCAACAGTAAAGAATCAAACTGTATTTGAAAAGGTAAAAGAAAAGGGAATTAAAAATATTGCAATGATATTTGGTTCTTCTGTAGGATATGAAACTTTAGAAAATTATCCTGGTGATAAATACCATATGATAACTAGTCAGGATACAGTTGCAAGGTATTTCTTAAAAGATGAGGGTGGTAAAGGTATAAATATAGTACAAGATGCACCATCTATAGCAGTAGTTACCCTTCAATTATTATACACTCTGGGCTTTAGCAATATAATATTAGTAGGACAAAACCTAGGATACAGAGGTAAAGAGCGCTACTCAGAAGGAATATCCTATAGAAGTGAACTTACAGATAAAGAAATAGAAAATAGTATATGGGTAAAGGATGTTTATGGAAATGAGATATTAACTAATGAAAGTTTGGATTCCATGAGGCAGCAAATAGAGTTGTACATAAAGCTGCTTCCAAATATTAATGTTATTAATACTACTAAAGGTGGGGCTAATATTGAAGGAACTCAGTTTAAAGAGTTAAAAGATTTTATGGAAACAACTATAAAAGATAAGATAGTAGAGAAAAATAGGTTAAGTGGAAATAAAACAATCTACGATAAGAAACATATATTATCTCAAACAAAAAGTATGGATAAGTCCTTTGCTAATGCTAAAAAAATTAATAAAGAATACAAACTAATATTAAGTAAAATAGAAAAGTCTTTAAATAACAGAAATTTTTCTGAAATTGAAAAGCTGTATATAAAACTTGATAAAGAACTAAAAAAAATAGAAAACAATGAATTTTATAAAACATTTATACTACCAATGAATAGAGTCCAGTACAAAGTATTGGCAGATAGCATAGATGATTTAAATGAGGAAAAAAATCCATATCAAAAGTCAAAAAGGATTTTAGATATTTTTGGAATGTTTATAAGTATATGCTCTTCAGATATAGAGATGTTAAAACCGGTATATGATGAAATGATGGAAGATATTATTAATTATATTAGCATATAG
- a CDS encoding glycosyltransferase family 2 protein — translation MNLTIQELETKMEKISQLIENERFRIAYIMFQEIDNDIETRRYTFSEINAKDRKSISDFYSSYAYFLFGLSEYTQFFEKYIKAQKYGYPFEKRREFIYEAFVKPNLEDFKSNYTKNIAMMKAVGCINASITFEELPYWLITTGVENEYYLYDKEMDLIREKFILDIDKSMEKDIVMNTNISDYMLISNGCWSEIQPYIKEISSKGKKSYIVTSDIGKLLSYFQGSIIDESYINKIIVLKDIDEFKSYFMNRNNYLPRSFIGPDVDRLKYANVIEEIHKYRLNKDNRFGNNVLLSVCIPSYNRGKRAYDNVIHTLQSCLDEEIEIVVSNNGTKNESKEFYEKIKELEDSRVTYFEFDENQGMALNFCKAIELAKGKYALLLSDEDLIDLDKLQLLINELKFNSDNIAIVRVKSNKQNLSIPFVGMKKLGKSALFNYVLTSNYMSGSIYNKKIIEKYNVVKYIKENLENEACLYYPHMVWDLVVCQYGSVLGLDVILLNEGKAEKTEVSADVNIGVTEKKTIPYYATLEGRLSQHKGFYDVIKDLEIVKNDFDVFRGLYARLCQKTIFLVNLSINVHYKKTDTHTEEFLKVAYDYSLELLEEPYQGKENHYKYKYDEDVTIIKECYDYYRLRS, via the coding sequence GTGAATTTAACAATTCAGGAACTAGAAACTAAGATGGAAAAGATTAGTCAATTGATAGAAAATGAACGCTTTAGAATTGCTTATATAATGTTTCAAGAAATAGATAATGATATTGAAACTAGAAGATATACTTTTTCTGAAATAAACGCGAAGGATAGAAAGAGTATATCTGATTTTTATTCTTCATATGCATATTTCTTGTTTGGGCTTTCAGAATATACTCAATTTTTCGAGAAGTATATCAAGGCACAGAAATATGGTTATCCATTTGAAAAGAGAAGAGAATTTATTTATGAAGCTTTTGTAAAACCAAACCTAGAGGACTTTAAGTCAAATTATACAAAGAATATTGCTATGATGAAAGCTGTAGGATGTATTAATGCATCAATTACATTTGAAGAACTACCATATTGGTTGATAACTACTGGAGTTGAGAATGAATATTACTTATATGATAAAGAGATGGATTTGATACGAGAGAAATTCATCCTAGACATTGACAAAAGTATGGAAAAGGATATTGTAATGAATACAAATATTTCTGATTATATGCTTATAAGTAATGGATGCTGGTCAGAGATTCAACCATATATTAAAGAGATAAGTTCTAAAGGTAAAAAAAGTTATATAGTTACTAGTGATATTGGTAAATTACTATCCTATTTTCAAGGTAGTATAATAGATGAATCTTATATAAATAAAATAATTGTTTTAAAAGATATAGATGAATTCAAATCATACTTTATGAATAGAAACAACTATTTACCTAGGTCATTTATAGGGCCAGATGTAGATAGATTAAAATATGCTAATGTAATAGAAGAAATTCATAAATATAGATTAAATAAGGATAACAGATTCGGTAATAATGTATTATTAAGTGTTTGTATACCTAGTTATAACAGAGGAAAAAGGGCTTATGACAATGTAATACATACATTACAATCTTGTTTGGATGAAGAAATTGAGATTGTAGTATCTAATAATGGAACTAAGAATGAAAGCAAGGAATTTTATGAGAAGATAAAGGAATTAGAAGATTCTAGAGTTACTTATTTTGAATTTGATGAAAATCAAGGAATGGCATTAAATTTTTGTAAAGCTATAGAATTAGCTAAAGGGAAATATGCATTGCTTTTAAGTGATGAAGACTTAATTGACTTAGACAAATTACAATTGCTAATAAACGAATTGAAATTTAACTCTGACAATATAGCTATTGTCAGAGTTAAGTCAAATAAACAAAATCTTAGTATACCTTTTGTAGGTATGAAAAAGCTTGGTAAGAGTGCTCTATTTAATTATGTGCTTACATCTAATTATATGTCAGGTAGTATATATAATAAGAAGATAATAGAGAAATATAATGTAGTTAAGTATATCAAAGAAAATTTGGAAAATGAAGCTTGTCTGTATTATCCACATATGGTATGGGATTTAGTTGTTTGTCAGTATGGCAGTGTATTGGGTTTAGATGTTATTTTACTAAATGAAGGAAAGGCAGAAAAGACAGAGGTTAGTGCTGATGTGAATATTGGAGTTACTGAAAAGAAAACTATCCCATATTATGCTACACTCGAAGGTAGGCTCAGTCAACATAAAGGATTCTATGATGTAATCAAAGACTTGGAAATTGTCAAGAATGATTTTGATGTTTTTAGAGGATTATATGCAAGATTATGCCAGAAGACGATTTTTTTAGTTAATCTATCAATAAATGTACACTATAAAAAAACAGATACGCATACTGAAGAATTTCTAAAAGTTGCGTATGATTATTCGTTAGAATTACTTGAAGAACCATATCAAGGTAAGGAGAATCATTACAAATATAAGTATGATGAAGATGTAACAATAATAAAGGAATGTTACGATTATTATAGATTACGAAGTTAG